The DNA sequence AGCAGGACCCTGCGAGGGAGGGGGAGGGGCGTTCCGAGCGGGCGACGACGTCCAGGGCGCCAGAACAGGACTGAGGCCAGGAGTGTCAGCGCCAGCTTCGCCCACGTTTCGAGCCGCTTGTGCCACGCCATCGCGGCGGACCCTACCAGAATTGGAATGGACACAAGACGCTGGCTTGACCTCGGGGCGGAAAGCCCCTAGCACCCCGCCCGATGCTCAAAAGCATGACCGGATTTGGTTCAGGCCGCGCCCGCGTGGGAGACGAAGAGGTCTCCGTGGAGGCGCGCTCCCTCAACCACAAGTTCTGTGAAGTGAAGGTCCGGCTGCCGCGCGAGCTGTCCGCGCTGGAGCCCGTGCTCGCGAAGCTGGTGAAGGACCGGCTCGCCCGAGGCTCGGTGGAGATCCTGGTGCGCCGTCAGGCCGCCACCGTCTCGGGCAATGTCCCCACGGTGGACGTCGCTCTCGCCCGCGAGTACGCGCGCGCCTTCCGTGAAGTCGCGGACGCCCTGGGCGTGACGGCGGAGGTGACCTGGTCCCAGGTGTCCAACCAGCCGGGCGTCATCCGCTTGGAGGAGAAGGGCGTGGACGTGGAGTCCGCCACCCAGGCCACGCAGGCCGCGCTCCAGCAGGCCCTCTCGGCGCTGGAGACGATGCGCAACACCGAGGGCGAGTCCATCCACACGGACCTGGACACCCGGATGAAGCTCATCGAGGGCTGGAGCCAGGAAGTGGCCCGGCTCGCGCCGCGCGCGGTGAACGACTACCAGCAGCGCCTCA is a window from the Corallococcus soli genome containing:
- a CDS encoding YicC/YloC family endoribonuclease, producing MLKSMTGFGSGRARVGDEEVSVEARSLNHKFCEVKVRLPRELSALEPVLAKLVKDRLARGSVEILVRRQAATVSGNVPTVDVALAREYARAFREVADALGVTAEVTWSQVSNQPGVIRLEEKGVDVESATQATQAALQQALSALETMRNTEGESIHTDLDTRMKLIEGWSQEVARLAPRAVNDYQQRLTERVAELARGVAVDPQRLAQEVALFAERTDIAEEVTRLATHLEQFRLLMASPEPVGRRMDFLVQEMHREVNTTGSKSQHAEISARVVSMKAEVERIREQVQNVE